A genome region from Dehalogenimonas sp. THU2 includes the following:
- the mfd gene encoding transcription-repair coupling factor — MTALHGLLPLLQQDSIYREWLTNFKSSAPLSRISIIEAARPYFLSCLFNELKRPVLVITSKAEKAKDLSEQLTLWLNEEQVLPYPQPELLPYQRAAVDRITELETIRALATIAGWPVKRPVITVIAVDALLQKLPVSKSFNDNWVSITTGAELPMFDLTSTLEDLGYRSEHLVQNPGTYSRRGGIVDIFPPTENTPLRLEYFGDIIESLRTFDPVSQRSLKTREHVAIGPATLLPVCAQLPTLDLSGTNDVLRAELVEELAKMRLGARPEMASFWAPYVNEGTLLDYLPENTLILIDEPDAVDREAKYYLEEAECLRIEKTIATDLPASYPVPYFDWTTLSDRISPFQSIKLSSWGSGVGDAVELPLTSVASYAGRLPVLLNKIKELKNQGKRLIIASYQSERLSELLSEEGTSFSLSAIIDAPPEEGTITLVHSLLGSGWVLGGETHLYTDREIFGFVKERRQSRRRSAPHRLALPELKPGDYVVHIDHGVARFADTVTMQVGGASREYLLLEYAADDRLYVPTDQIDRISRYIGGEDEAPILNRMGTQEWARYKERAKEAAEETASELIELYAARQIVPGYAFSHDTLWQRELEGSFPYVETPDQAQALIDVKEDMEKHQPMDRLILGDVGYGKTEVALRAAFKAVMDGKQVAVLVPTTVLAQQHFSTFRNRLAAFPVKLEVLSRFRTEKEQKVILSSIQEGSIDIIIGTHRLIQPDVKFKKLGLLIVDEEQRFGVMHKEFIKRIRQEVDVLTLSATPIPRTLHLSLVGVRDMSVIETPPGERLPIKTFVAAYDDHLVREAILRERERGGQVFFVHNRVQSIYYIAQRLQKLVPEASFIIGHGQMPEGELEAAMTRFAAGEVDVLVCTTIIESGLDVPNANTLIVNQADRFGLTQLYQLRGRVGRGANLAYASFLYEKGKRLTGDAEKRLRTIFEAAELGAGYSIAMKDLEIRGAGTLLGTRQSGHISAVGFTLYTQLLTEAVIDLKAKKSGQEAAILKSSKIPPPTIELPLTAFIPDAYVASQARRLDLYQRLARIQETEELLDFEKELIDRFGSLPTEVQNLFYIIRLRMMGRKASIKAIGLENGLIALSFLSGIHPDIRKISPLKEGVRVSANKIWFDYLLLGSRWREVLEETIWWLGRL, encoded by the coding sequence ATGACAGCTTTGCACGGATTATTGCCGTTATTACAACAGGACTCGATATACCGGGAATGGTTAACGAATTTCAAATCTAGTGCCCCATTAAGTCGCATCTCAATTATCGAAGCGGCCCGACCATACTTTTTGAGTTGTCTATTCAATGAGTTAAAGCGCCCCGTCCTGGTCATCACATCCAAAGCAGAAAAGGCTAAAGATCTTTCAGAACAATTAACGTTATGGTTAAATGAGGAGCAGGTACTGCCCTACCCGCAACCGGAGCTTTTGCCGTATCAAAGAGCCGCAGTTGATCGAATCACTGAACTGGAAACTATCCGTGCATTAGCAACCATCGCGGGATGGCCGGTAAAACGCCCGGTGATAACGGTCATCGCCGTAGACGCTCTACTTCAAAAGCTACCGGTATCTAAAAGTTTCAATGACAATTGGGTCTCTATCACTACCGGTGCAGAACTACCGATGTTTGACCTAACGTCAACCCTGGAGGATCTTGGATACCGTTCCGAACACCTTGTTCAGAACCCAGGGACTTACTCCCGCCGCGGAGGTATAGTCGACATTTTTCCACCGACTGAAAATACCCCGTTACGATTGGAATATTTCGGCGATATTATCGAAAGTCTCCGCACCTTTGACCCCGTCTCTCAACGATCTCTGAAAACGCGGGAACACGTAGCCATCGGACCGGCTACATTATTGCCTGTTTGCGCGCAATTGCCCACCTTAGATCTTTCGGGCACCAACGACGTATTGCGTGCGGAACTTGTTGAAGAACTAGCGAAAATGCGACTTGGCGCTCGTCCGGAAATGGCTTCTTTTTGGGCGCCTTACGTTAACGAGGGCACTCTCCTTGACTATCTGCCCGAAAATACACTTATCCTCATCGACGAACCTGACGCTGTTGATCGGGAGGCCAAGTATTACCTTGAGGAGGCTGAGTGTCTCCGGATTGAAAAGACTATTGCTACTGACTTGCCGGCGAGTTATCCCGTTCCATACTTCGATTGGACGACACTCAGTGATCGGATCTCCCCGTTCCAGAGCATCAAACTATCTTCATGGGGTTCCGGAGTTGGTGATGCGGTCGAACTTCCGTTGACATCGGTTGCCAGCTACGCCGGTCGGTTACCCGTCTTATTAAATAAAATTAAAGAATTGAAGAATCAAGGAAAACGGCTCATCATCGCCAGTTATCAATCGGAGCGTTTGAGTGAACTATTATCTGAGGAGGGCACAAGTTTCTCGCTATCGGCTATTATCGATGCCCCGCCCGAAGAAGGGACAATCACGCTAGTTCATAGCCTTTTAGGTTCAGGTTGGGTACTAGGCGGTGAAACGCATTTATACACCGATCGCGAAATATTCGGATTCGTTAAAGAGCGTCGTCAATCTCGCCGGCGTTCCGCTCCCCATCGCCTGGCACTTCCAGAGCTTAAGCCCGGTGATTATGTAGTCCATATTGACCATGGCGTAGCGCGTTTTGCTGATACGGTGACAATGCAGGTCGGCGGCGCATCGAGGGAATACCTTTTACTAGAATACGCCGCAGACGACCGTCTCTATGTACCCACCGACCAGATTGATCGAATCAGCCGATACATAGGCGGCGAAGATGAAGCACCCATTCTAAACCGCATGGGTACTCAGGAATGGGCTCGTTACAAAGAACGTGCTAAAGAGGCGGCTGAAGAAACCGCATCGGAACTCATAGAACTCTATGCTGCCCGTCAGATCGTACCCGGTTACGCATTTTCTCACGACACATTATGGCAAAGGGAACTGGAAGGCTCATTTCCATACGTAGAGACCCCGGACCAAGCTCAAGCACTCATCGATGTCAAAGAGGATATGGAAAAACACCAACCCATGGATCGTCTGATTCTGGGCGATGTCGGCTATGGTAAAACTGAGGTAGCTCTGCGGGCAGCGTTCAAAGCTGTTATGGATGGAAAACAAGTAGCGGTGTTGGTGCCAACCACGGTGCTGGCGCAACAGCACTTCTCAACTTTCCGTAATCGTCTGGCTGCTTTTCCGGTAAAACTAGAAGTGTTGAGCCGTTTCCGTACCGAAAAAGAACAAAAGGTCATCCTATCATCGATCCAAGAAGGCAGCATCGACATTATCATCGGTACCCATCGATTGATACAACCTGATGTGAAGTTCAAAAAGTTGGGACTTCTAATTGTCGATGAGGAACAACGTTTCGGTGTCATGCACAAGGAGTTCATCAAACGCATCCGACAGGAAGTAGACGTACTTACCCTCTCCGCAACACCTATCCCCCGCACTTTGCACCTATCGTTGGTCGGTGTACGGGACATGAGCGTCATCGAAACACCCCCTGGGGAGCGTCTTCCGATAAAAACCTTCGTCGCTGCGTATGACGATCACCTGGTACGGGAGGCTATACTCAGGGAGCGCGAGCGGGGCGGCCAGGTTTTCTTTGTCCATAACCGTGTCCAAAGTATCTATTACATAGCCCAACGGCTCCAAAAACTCGTACCTGAGGCCAGTTTTATCATCGGTCACGGTCAGATGCCGGAGGGTGAACTTGAGGCGGCGATGACGCGTTTTGCCGCCGGTGAGGTGGATGTTTTAGTTTGCACCACCATTATCGAAAGTGGACTGGATGTACCTAATGCAAACACTCTAATCGTGAATCAAGCCGATCGTTTCGGTCTGACGCAGTTGTACCAATTACGCGGTCGCGTAGGCCGTGGGGCTAATTTGGCTTATGCCTCTTTTCTCTATGAGAAAGGCAAACGACTCACCGGTGATGCCGAGAAAAGGTTGCGCACGATCTTCGAAGCGGCGGAACTCGGAGCTGGCTATAGCATCGCCATGAAAGACCTTGAGATCAGAGGCGCCGGTACACTTCTTGGCACCAGGCAAAGCGGCCACATCAGCGCGGTGGGTTTTACCCTTTATACCCAACTACTTACTGAGGCTGTGATTGATCTTAAGGCTAAGAAATCAGGTCAAGAAGCAGCTATTCTGAAATCCAGCAAAATTCCACCCCCCACCATCGAGTTGCCACTAACCGCCTTCATCCCGGACGCCTATGTCGCCTCTCAAGCACGAAGGTTGGATCTGTATCAGCGATTAGCCCGCATTCAAGAAACTGAGGAACTTTTGGATTTTGAAAAAGAATTAATCGACCGATTTGGTTCATTACCCACAGAAGTTCAAAATCTCTTTTATATCATCCGCCTGCGTATGATGGGGCGAAAGGCGAGTATTAAGGCTATCGGCTTAGAGAATGGTCTCATAGCTTTGAGTTTTTTATCGGGAATTCACCCTGATATCAGGAAGATTTCACCTTTAAAGGAAGGTGTAAGGGTTTCGGCAAATAAAATATGGTTCGATTATCTACTACTTGGTAGCCGGTGGCGGGAAGTATTGGAGGAAACGATATGGTGGTTGGGAAGATTATAG
- a CDS encoding zinc ribbon domain-containing protein, producing MPIYEYICPECRKTFELRRSFSESDAITHCPTCNVECDRIISAFSHVTATPAGSYLQSQDKHAEKMWEISRKAEDKKLKDPDPLARWREERQEACGKGPEAWVEWAKEEVVKKEKEQDEQRMKETAEKDYANWALKSTSVDPQEKERYLAQKELNKMEAERQARQDRLKWNPTTEAWEEDKPVFDYPAVIKPTGEKKESRFERKKKEVLEEEDNIPEDEQYL from the coding sequence ATGCCTATTTATGAGTATATTTGTCCTGAGTGTAGAAAGACGTTTGAATTGCGCCGGTCCTTCAGTGAAAGTGATGCCATTACGCATTGTCCAACATGCAATGTTGAATGTGATCGTATTATTTCTGCCTTTTCGCATGTGACGGCAACACCTGCTGGAAGTTATCTACAATCTCAAGACAAACATGCAGAAAAAATGTGGGAAATTTCCCGCAAGGCTGAAGACAAAAAATTAAAAGATCCAGATCCACTTGCTCGTTGGCGGGAAGAACGTCAAGAAGCGTGTGGAAAAGGTCCTGAGGCGTGGGTAGAATGGGCAAAAGAAGAGGTGGTTAAGAAAGAAAAAGAACAAGACGAACAGCGAATGAAAGAGACTGCGGAAAAAGATTACGCTAATTGGGCGCTTAAATCCACAAGTGTTGATCCCCAGGAGAAAGAGCGCTACTTGGCACAAAAAGAGCTTAATAAGATGGAAGCCGAAAGACAAGCTCGGCAAGATAGATTAAAGTGGAATCCAACAACAGAAGCATGGGAAGAAGACAAGCCGGTATTCGATTATCCGGCGGTGATAAAACCTACCGGAGAAAAGAAAGAAAGCCGGTTTGAGCGTAAGAAGAAAGAAGTATTAGAAGAAGAAGATAATATACCAGAGGATGAACAATACCTCTAA
- the lysS gene encoding lysine--tRNA ligase, which yields MTSRLDNITRERLEKLSRLKEQGIDAYPNTFHRSHSNIEAVKLLEESEVAGTGLPEVTVAGRLISRRDMGKISFLDIRDGGGKIQFFCGKTNLDEPSLGILEALDIGDFIGATGGLMRTRAGEPSVNVRQLHMLTKSLQPLPEKWHGLQDTEIRHRQRYIDLIANPEVKDTFRTRSRIISGIRRYLDTHDFLEVETPVLQSLACGAAARPFITHHNALQQDMYLRIALELHLKRLIVGGFDGVYEIGRIFRNEGISHKHNPEFTMLECYKAYADYRDIMVLVEEMVSGIVNELTGTFKVTHGDRTLDFTPPWPRIDFRSILFEKSGIDFLAYADIDSLRQKMRMIGMDIDPKKDKGKLLDELLSTYVEPSFDQPCFLVDYPIEMSPLAKMRPDEPRIVERFEAFAGGMEIANAFSELNDPMEQERRFATQLKNTNCAPQVDDTETIDEDFLTALEYGMPPTGGLGVGIDRLIMLLTGNHSIREVILFPTLKEKE from the coding sequence ATGACATCACGACTGGACAACATTACTAGAGAGCGCCTGGAAAAACTTAGTCGTCTCAAGGAACAAGGTATTGATGCTTACCCCAATACTTTTCACCGCAGCCATTCTAATATCGAAGCGGTAAAACTTCTCGAAGAATCGGAGGTAGCCGGAACAGGCCTTCCGGAGGTAACTGTTGCAGGGAGACTTATATCTCGTCGTGATATGGGTAAAATAAGTTTCCTCGATATCCGCGATGGTGGTGGAAAAATCCAGTTCTTCTGCGGCAAGACCAACCTCGATGAACCCAGTTTGGGGATACTTGAGGCGCTGGATATTGGCGATTTTATTGGTGCGACTGGTGGACTAATGCGGACCCGTGCGGGTGAGCCTTCAGTCAACGTACGACAACTTCATATGCTGACAAAATCACTTCAACCACTGCCAGAAAAGTGGCATGGGCTCCAGGATACCGAAATAAGACATCGACAGCGATACATCGATCTCATTGCCAACCCGGAAGTGAAGGATACTTTCCGTACTCGATCCCGTATTATTTCCGGTATCCGCCGTTATCTCGATACGCATGACTTTCTGGAAGTTGAAACGCCGGTGCTTCAATCTCTCGCGTGCGGTGCAGCCGCACGGCCTTTTATCACTCATCACAATGCTCTGCAGCAGGATATGTATTTGCGCATTGCGTTGGAACTCCACTTAAAACGACTCATCGTCGGTGGATTTGATGGCGTGTATGAGATCGGGCGTATCTTTCGCAACGAAGGTATCTCTCACAAACATAACCCGGAATTTACGATGTTGGAGTGTTATAAAGCGTATGCCGATTACCGTGATATCATGGTTCTTGTTGAAGAGATGGTATCCGGCATCGTCAATGAACTTACGGGGACTTTCAAAGTCACACACGGTGATCGAACGCTCGATTTCACGCCGCCATGGCCACGTATAGATTTCCGCAGTATCCTTTTTGAAAAATCAGGTATCGATTTCTTGGCATACGCCGATATCGATTCGTTACGACAAAAAATGAGGATGATTGGAATGGACATTGACCCCAAGAAAGACAAGGGTAAACTCCTCGACGAACTCTTATCAACCTATGTCGAACCGAGCTTTGATCAGCCTTGTTTTTTGGTCGACTACCCAATTGAAATGTCTCCTTTAGCTAAAATGCGTCCTGATGAACCACGCATCGTCGAACGTTTTGAAGCCTTTGCCGGCGGCATGGAGATCGCTAATGCTTTTTCAGAACTCAATGATCCGATGGAACAAGAACGCAGGTTTGCCACGCAGTTGAAAAACACCAACTGCGCTCCACAGGTTGATGACACCGAGACTATTGACGAAGATTTCCTCACTGCCTTGGAATATGGTATGCCGCCGACCGGCGGTCTTGGCGTCGGCATTGATCGTCTTATCATGCTACTGACAGGTAATCATTCGATCCGTGAGGTCATTCTCTTCCCGACACTCAAGGAGAAGGAGTAA
- the serS gene encoding serine--tRNA ligase, with translation MIDLRLIRDNPDLVHRAMASRQSQAPIDDILETDRLRRDITQDLDELRRQRKEQAKTRQSDPEAGRALRDQINTAEDTLRTLDEQLQDYLLQVPNIPQESTPLGTSEEDNIILRYCGELKSFDFQVKPHWELGEKLGMIDFERGVRLSGTRFYVLKENGARLQRSLISLFLDLHTRKHGYKEMYLPFMVKKECLYASGNLPKFADNLYRDAVDDLWLVPTAEVPLTNLHRDEILTNDQLPIDYCAYTACFRREKMSAGKDTRGIKRGHQFDKVELYKFTEPEKSNEELEKLLDDAEDVARVLGLPYRIKQLCTADIGFASSKSYDIEIWAPGIAEWLEVSSCSNCLDFQARRANIRYRRSSDGKVDYVHTLNGSGLALPRVLIAVLENYQQADGSVIVPDALRQYMGVDIIEAR, from the coding sequence ATGATTGACTTAAGACTTATCCGTGACAACCCTGATCTGGTTCACCGTGCCATGGCCAGTCGCCAGTCCCAGGCACCGATCGATGATATTTTAGAGACTGACCGTTTACGCCGCGACATCACCCAGGATTTAGATGAGCTTCGGCGCCAGCGTAAAGAACAAGCTAAAACTCGTCAGTCTGACCCTGAAGCCGGCCGGGCTCTACGAGATCAGATCAACACGGCCGAAGATACACTAAGAACACTGGATGAACAACTACAGGACTATTTGCTTCAGGTACCCAATATCCCGCAAGAGAGCACGCCTCTTGGTACTAGTGAAGAAGACAACATTATTCTCAGGTACTGCGGCGAGCTCAAGTCATTCGATTTTCAGGTTAAACCTCACTGGGAATTGGGTGAAAAACTGGGCATGATTGATTTCGAACGCGGAGTTCGCCTGTCCGGTACCCGGTTCTATGTCCTTAAAGAAAACGGCGCCCGGTTACAGCGCTCGCTCATCTCTCTTTTCCTGGATCTTCATACCCGTAAGCACGGGTATAAGGAGATGTATCTTCCGTTCATGGTAAAAAAAGAGTGCCTCTACGCCTCGGGCAACCTACCTAAATTTGCTGACAATCTCTACCGCGATGCCGTTGATGACCTGTGGCTGGTGCCTACCGCCGAAGTACCACTGACCAATCTACATCGTGACGAGATTCTTACGAACGACCAGTTACCCATTGACTATTGTGCGTACACCGCTTGTTTCCGCCGTGAAAAAATGAGCGCCGGTAAAGACACCCGAGGTATCAAGCGCGGCCACCAATTCGACAAAGTGGAACTATACAAATTTACCGAACCAGAAAAATCCAACGAAGAATTGGAGAAACTGCTGGACGATGCGGAGGATGTGGCGCGGGTTCTTGGTCTCCCCTACCGGATTAAGCAACTATGCACCGCTGACATCGGTTTTGCCTCATCCAAGAGCTATGACATCGAGATCTGGGCACCTGGTATCGCTGAATGGCTGGAAGTGAGTTCATGTTCGAACTGCCTGGATTTTCAGGCCCGTCGTGCTAATATCCGCTACCGCCGGTCTTCAGACGGTAAAGTCGACTACGTTCATACCCTTAACGGCTCCGGCCTGGCGTTGCCTCGGGTGCTCATCGCTGTTCTTGAGAATTACCAACAGGCCGATGGTTCTGTGATAGTACCTGACGCATTGCGTCAATACATGGGAGTAGATATTATTGAGGCGCGTTGA
- a CDS encoding M20 family metallopeptidase, with the protein MITNLDSFKNDIKSSIQAQSEVLRHLALKIHASPELGFKEKKAAEWLIDYLKQNGFAVERGIADLETAFRATYGTGKPVIALVGEYDALPEVGHACGHNLIGTASAGAAVASKQIIDNFGGQIQFIGTPAEELFGGKIVMVQNGVFNGLDAALMVHPESGVSTATTTALSCVTLYVEYFGKESHAASDPAEGINALDAMVIAYSSVASLRQHIRSSARVHGVITDGGKAANVVPGHSAGNFLVRATDLNYLEELKERVLNCFRAGAQATGAKLEYRWDSMAYHPLKNNMTLAELYTANVASLGLQIQIEDKSQSFGSTDMGNVSQVTPSLHGFIAIAPKDVFGHTKEFAAAAASEAGLQGMLNAAVALGMTVADLIVDKDKLPLVKAEFLNSP; encoded by the coding sequence ATGATTACGAATCTTGATTCCTTCAAAAACGATATCAAATCCAGTATTCAAGCCCAATCGGAAGTTTTGAGGCACCTTGCGCTCAAGATACACGCTTCACCGGAACTCGGCTTTAAAGAGAAGAAAGCTGCTGAATGGCTTATTGATTACTTGAAGCAAAATGGGTTCGCCGTCGAACGGGGTATCGCGGATCTGGAGACAGCTTTTCGGGCGACTTATGGCACCGGTAAACCCGTTATAGCCTTGGTGGGAGAATATGACGCTCTCCCTGAAGTAGGCCATGCCTGCGGCCACAACCTCATAGGCACAGCCAGCGCCGGTGCAGCCGTAGCATCAAAGCAAATTATCGACAATTTTGGTGGCCAAATACAGTTTATAGGTACCCCTGCTGAGGAACTCTTCGGTGGTAAAATCGTCATGGTCCAGAATGGTGTTTTCAACGGATTAGATGCCGCATTGATGGTACACCCGGAATCGGGAGTGAGCACCGCTACCACCACCGCTTTGTCGTGTGTCACACTTTATGTAGAGTACTTCGGTAAGGAATCCCATGCCGCTTCTGATCCGGCAGAAGGCATCAATGCCCTCGACGCTATGGTAATCGCCTATTCCTCAGTAGCCTCCCTGCGGCAGCATATCAGGTCTTCAGCACGCGTCCACGGTGTCATCACCGACGGTGGTAAAGCTGCTAACGTTGTGCCCGGTCATTCCGCAGGGAATTTCCTGGTGAGAGCGACAGATCTGAATTACTTGGAAGAACTCAAGGAGCGGGTGCTTAATTGCTTTCGCGCCGGAGCACAGGCGACTGGAGCCAAGCTGGAATACCGCTGGGACTCAATGGCTTACCATCCTCTCAAAAATAACATGACTCTTGCGGAACTCTACACAGCCAATGTTGCGTCCTTAGGTCTGCAAATCCAAATCGAAGATAAAAGTCAGTCTTTCGGTAGCACCGACATGGGTAATGTCAGCCAAGTGACACCCAGCCTCCACGGGTTCATCGCCATCGCCCCTAAAGATGTTTTCGGGCATACAAAGGAGTTTGCCGCCGCTGCGGCCTCAGAAGCAGGACTTCAGGGTATGCTGAATGCCGCAGTGGCGCTCGGGATGACCGTTGCAGATCTTATAGTCGATAAAGATAAACTTCCGCTGGTTAAAGCTGAGTTCTTGAATAGCCCCTAA
- a CDS encoding acyl-CoA dehydratase activase yields the protein MNLVCGVDVGSVGTKTVVLSADSHVLASVYLPTGGDPLQAVRRVLAELTQGVTGHITGIAVTGSARELVGKTIGADIIKNEITCQSMAAAYFLPGVKTVIEIGGQDSKLIILQDGLVRDFAMNTVCAAGTGSFLEHQSRRLGLKISDFAARSLESRIPVKVTGRCTVFAESDMIHYQQTGASLDDIIYGLCLALVRNFLGDAGRARMIETPIIFQGGVARNAGMIRAFEEILASRLIVPPLPEFTGAIGAALLLQRELTHNNRHSSRYTTRQDFREDEGRG from the coding sequence ATGAATTTAGTTTGTGGAGTCGATGTCGGATCTGTCGGCACTAAAACTGTGGTGCTTTCAGCCGATTCACATGTCTTAGCCTCGGTTTATCTACCTACCGGCGGTGACCCGTTGCAGGCAGTCCGGCGGGTGCTGGCGGAGTTAACACAAGGTGTCACAGGTCATATCACCGGTATAGCCGTCACAGGAAGCGCGAGGGAACTGGTCGGCAAAACCATAGGCGCCGATATTATTAAGAACGAAATTACCTGTCAATCAATGGCGGCGGCGTATTTTTTGCCCGGCGTAAAAACCGTTATTGAGATCGGTGGACAGGACTCCAAGCTTATCATTCTGCAAGACGGGCTGGTCCGGGATTTCGCGATGAACACTGTCTGCGCCGCCGGTACCGGGTCTTTCTTGGAACACCAGTCCCGAAGACTAGGGCTGAAAATCTCCGACTTCGCTGCCCGGTCACTGGAAAGCCGCATACCTGTAAAAGTTACCGGACGATGTACCGTTTTCGCTGAGTCCGACATGATCCACTACCAGCAGACCGGCGCTTCTCTCGACGATATCATCTACGGATTATGCCTGGCTCTTGTCAGGAATTTTCTTGGTGATGCCGGCCGCGCGCGTATGATTGAGACGCCGATCATTTTCCAGGGCGGTGTAGCTCGAAATGCCGGCATGATCCGGGCTTTTGAGGAGATACTAGCCTCGCGACTGATCGTACCTCCATTGCCGGAATTCACCGGAGCGATAGGTGCTGCCTTGCTCTTACAGCGTGAATTGACGCATAATAATAGGCATTCGTCACGGTATACGACCCGGCAAGATTTCAGGGAAGACGAGGGAAGAGGATAA
- the plsX gene encoding phosphate acyltransferase PlsX, with translation MRIAVDASGGDYAPYEIVKGAIKAAQELKDKGVEIILVGKRPVLHVQAGKHLKKLNISIVHAPQNIDFHEHPMEALKNKPKSSIAVGTMLVKEGHADAFVSAGSTGAVLCAAYLLLGKIDGIERPALGSIIKLVPHAPSLLLDAGANSDCRPQHLVEFARLGNIYAKYVMGIETPRISLMSNGSEETKGNKLIVETHQLLKKMPGINFIGNVEGHDLTRDTADVIVTDGFTGNILIKAFEGLGDSIIKIRQVGQAVSAASHLRGRALLADVGISHMAKGMDFREYGGACLLGVKGTIIVSHGRSRAKAMKNAILTAKRTVEQRIPELIAEEVKENVNFVTI, from the coding sequence ATGCGAATTGCCGTTGATGCTTCCGGCGGTGACTACGCTCCTTATGAGATCGTGAAGGGGGCCATCAAAGCCGCCCAGGAACTCAAGGACAAAGGGGTTGAGATCATCCTGGTGGGAAAGCGTCCGGTCTTGCATGTGCAGGCCGGGAAACATCTGAAAAAATTGAATATTTCCATAGTGCACGCTCCCCAAAACATAGATTTCCATGAACATCCAATGGAAGCGCTCAAGAATAAACCCAAGTCATCCATTGCCGTCGGCACCATGCTCGTCAAAGAAGGCCACGCTGATGCTTTTGTGTCTGCCGGTTCCACCGGAGCGGTGCTTTGCGCTGCTTACCTTCTTTTAGGCAAGATCGACGGCATCGAACGGCCAGCCCTTGGAAGCATCATCAAATTGGTGCCGCACGCTCCTTCGTTACTTCTAGACGCCGGAGCCAATTCCGACTGCAGGCCCCAACACCTTGTTGAATTCGCCAGATTGGGCAATATCTACGCCAAATATGTCATGGGGATTGAAACTCCCCGCATCAGCCTGATGAGCAATGGAAGCGAAGAAACAAAGGGTAACAAACTTATAGTGGAAACCCATCAACTCTTAAAAAAAATGCCGGGTATAAATTTTATCGGAAACGTCGAAGGACATGACCTGACGCGGGACACCGCCGACGTCATCGTCACCGACGGCTTTACCGGCAATATTCTTATCAAGGCTTTCGAGGGTTTAGGTGACTCCATAATCAAGATACGCCAGGTCGGCCAAGCTGTCTCCGCAGCTTCTCATTTAAGGGGAAGAGCGCTATTGGCCGATGTCGGTATCAGTCATATGGCTAAAGGTATGGATTTCCGCGAATATGGAGGCGCCTGCCTATTGGGTGTCAAGGGTACCATCATAGTGTCGCACGGGCGTTCCCGCGCCAAGGCTATGAAAAATGCCATTCTCACCGCAAAGCGGACCGTGGAGCAGCGCATTCCAGAACTTATTGCTGAGGAGGTAAAAGAAAATGTCAACTTCGTCACAATATGA
- the trxB gene encoding thioredoxin-disulfide reductase — protein sequence MSTSSQYDVIIIGGGPAGLTAGLYTSRAKLKTILIEGSAVGGRMAEAWEIENYPGFTESINGYDLTQKMYEQATKFGVEHAQSSVTAIINDGANKTVTTTSGDYVAPAIIIAGGSERRKLGVPGEKELAGRGVSFCATCDGPFFRDKVVAVVGGGNGALNEATHISHFASKVYIIHRRDTLRATPVLQEKTKSDPKIEFIWNTDVEAIEGEDTVEHLKLKNIRTGEESTLPVGGVFIAVGLVPNTDYLKGLVEMDSSGAVVTNDKMETNVPGIYAAGDVRANSVRQVVTAAGDGATAAIYAQKYIAEK from the coding sequence ATGTCAACTTCGTCACAATATGACGTCATTATCATCGGTGGTGGTCCAGCAGGATTGACCGCCGGGCTCTATACTTCGCGGGCTAAACTCAAAACGATACTCATCGAAGGTAGTGCCGTCGGAGGTCGCATGGCCGAGGCCTGGGAGATCGAAAACTACCCCGGGTTCACCGAATCGATCAACGGTTATGATCTGACACAGAAGATGTACGAGCAGGCAACCAAATTTGGCGTTGAACATGCCCAGAGCAGCGTCACCGCCATTATTAATGACGGCGCCAACAAGACAGTCACCACAACGTCCGGTGATTACGTCGCCCCTGCGATCATCATCGCCGGTGGTTCGGAGCGCCGGAAACTCGGTGTGCCGGGTGAGAAAGAACTGGCCGGCCGCGGTGTGTCTTTCTGCGCTACCTGTGACGGGCCGTTCTTTCGCGATAAAGTGGTAGCTGTCGTCGGCGGAGGTAATGGGGCTTTAAATGAGGCCACCCACATCAGCCATTTCGCCAGCAAGGTGTATATCATCCACCGCCGCGACACCTTACGCGCTACTCCCGTATTACAGGAAAAAACCAAGTCTGATCCCAAGATAGAATTCATATGGAATACCGATGTCGAAGCTATCGAGGGCGAAGATACCGTTGAACACCTGAAGCTCAAAAACATCAGAACCGGTGAAGAGTCTACCCTCCCGGTAGGTGGTGTGTTTATCGCCGTAGGCTTGGTACCGAATACAGATTACCTTAAGGGATTGGTGGAGATGGATTCGTCCGGGGCTGTCGTTACCAATGATAAGATGGAGACTAATGTCCCAGGCATCTATGCCGCAGGCGACGTGCGCGCCAATTCCGTTCGCCAGGTGGTCACCGCCGCTGGCGATGGTGCCACCGCAGCCATATACGCCCAAAAATACATCGCCGAGAAATAG